A window of Aricia agestis chromosome 3, ilAriAges1.1, whole genome shotgun sequence contains these coding sequences:
- the LOC121740491 gene encoding uncharacterized protein LOC121740491: MENLFALVKMKIMHKEITIISAYNHTCLYILLRCFKCAFVVTMPCYCCSLVKKQVKTIRTLLHSGINAKNKNQRDELKAFYQLTKDNDFSHKLFSVVNLAMDFPLKYLNTCLTYIIIMIQFSKFID; this comes from the exons atggaaaatctgtttGCATTGGTGAAAATGAAGATAATGCACAAG GAGATCACGATAATATCAGCTTACAACCACACATGCTTGTACATATTATTGAGATGTTTCAAATGCGCATTCGTCGTTACAATGCCCTGCTACTGCTGCAGTTTGGTAAAAAAACAAGTGAAGACTATCCGAACCCTACTACACTCTGGAATTAATGCAAAAA atAAAAATCAACGTGATGAACTAAAAGCCTTTTACCAGCTGACAAAGGACAACGACTTTTCACACAAGCTGTTCAGCGTCGTCAATCTCGCCATGGACTTCCCCCTTAAGTACCTTAATACTTGTCTCACTTACATCATCATAATGATTCAGTTCTCTAAATTCATAGAttga